AATTTCACTACCCGCGCCAACCACAACATTCAGCAGCCCTTTAGGCAGACCCGCCTCTTCAAATATTTTTGCCAATAATAAACCGCCTGTAATGGGTGTATCACTTGCAGGCTTTAATACCACAGCATTACCAAGGGCCAACGCTGGTGCGATAGAGCGCTGTGTCAGATGCAATGGGAAATTCCACGGGCTAATCACAGCCACCACCCCAATTGGCTCACGATAAATAAAGTTTTCTTTACCTGCTGTATTAGAAGGGCGAATCTCACCATGTACACGGCTTGGAAAACTGGCCGCTTCAAGCGTAATGGCTCGTGCACTACTGAACTCTACCATGGCTTTAATACGAGTGCTGCCCGATTCTTTAATGAGCCAATCGACGATCTCGTCTTGGCGCTGATCAAAGATACTGACGACTTTATACAGAACAGCAGCACGCTCAGCTGGGGTTGTTTGCGCCCACTCTTTTTGAGCCAGAGTGGCGGCTTGATAGGCTTCATCAAGCTGCTCGCTTGTCGCTTGCTGGATTTCTACTAGCGTGTCACCATTATAGGGATTGGTATTGGTGTTGACACTATCGTCTTGTCCGCTTTGCCATTCGCCTGCGATATATTGCAAATGAAAATCTTGATAGACATTAAGTTGGGTATTATTGGTATCAGTTGACATAATTTATCCTAGGTATTTTATAGTTGTGGTTGTCATATTGAGTAACATCTAGCAACGTTCTTTAAAACATATACTTGATAGACGACTGGTCTAATGCTACCATAAACTTAATGAGAATGAGCATATTTGGTCATTAAGTCTTGTTGAAAAAACGTAACTTCACAACATAACCTTCGATAAAAACAAGTGAAGCGTACTTCCCTATTTAACCTCGTTTAACTTTTACTGATGACACTTATCCATTCATACCACTTATTTAATCTTAGGAGCACATGACTATTATGTCTGTTAACTCGACGAATACCCCGCCAGACACCAAAACCCATTTATTAGATATAGGCTATCAACTTATTGCTAAAAAAGGATTTACCGCTGTTGGTATCAAGCAGATACTAGACACAGCAGGCATTCCTAAAGGCTCGTTCTATCATTACTTTGCCTCAAAGGAGACTTTTGGTGAAGCCATTATTAGTAATTACTTTGTGCATTATAAAGAGCGCTTAGATACCATCGCAGATCAAGATGTTAGCGCTCAGCAGAAGCTATACAACTATTTTCAGAACTGGTATGACACTCAGCAAAACGGCTGTGATCATGGAAAATGCTTGGTCGTTAAGCTCAGTGCTGAGGTAGCAGACATGTCTGAGTCTATGCGTCTCGCCCTAAATGCTGGTTATCAACAAATCATCAATTGGCTGGCCGAACAGATCAAAGCTGGATGGGCTGATAACTCAGTCCCCCATTTTGATAATGTGGCTGCTGAGAGTATGGCCAAACGCTGGTATTTTGCTTGGTTAGGTGCCAGCCTAATTGCTAAAACCAGTCAGACCAACACCCCACTCGCAGAAGTTTGGCAGATGACGACCACACAAATGGGCCGTTGATTCTGTCATTTTAGACCACGTCTATAGGAATATCCTTTGGCAGAAGATTTGCATTATTAGAGAGTTTTGTAAATTTACTAGACGACCGGTCTAATTAATGTACAATGGCCGCAGATGCAATAAACGGATTGGCAAATAAGCTACCGTCATCTTTATACAATTTATATTTAATAAATATCTAATAACGTTTAGGAATTTTATGAACAACTTTCAATATTACAATCCCGTCCGTATCGTCTTTGGTGAAGGTCAAATCACCCAGTTATCAGAATTAGTGCCTACAGATGCACGTGTACTAATCACTTATGGTGGTGGTTCAGCGCAGCGTACTGGTACGCTGGATGAAGTAAAAGAAGCTTTGGCAGCAAGTGGGTCACGTGATGTGTTTGAGTTTGGTGGTATCGAAGCCAACCCAGAATTTACGACACTACTAAAAGCAGCAGACATGGTGAATGAGCATAACATCGACTTTATCTTGGCAGTCGGTGGCGGTTCAGTACTTGACGGTAGTAAGTTTGTTGCCTTGGTTGCCTCTTTAACTGAAGAAGACGGCACCGTTTCACGCGAGCAAGCGTGGGATGCCTTAATCAGCTATTGCAAAAATCTTGATTCTGCTATTGATCTGGGCGCGGTTTTGACGATACCAGCGACTGGCTCTGAAATGAACTCAGGTGGCGTTATCAACTATAGTGAACGCCAAGCAAAACTGCCATTTGGCAATCCACTGGCCTTTCCTAAATTTTCGATTTTAGACCCTATCAAGACATTGACCCTACCTGAGCGTCAAGTCATG
This is a stretch of genomic DNA from Psychrobacter alimentarius. It encodes these proteins:
- a CDS encoding TetR/AcrR family transcriptional regulator produces the protein MTIMSVNSTNTPPDTKTHLLDIGYQLIAKKGFTAVGIKQILDTAGIPKGSFYHYFASKETFGEAIISNYFVHYKERLDTIADQDVSAQQKLYNYFQNWYDTQQNGCDHGKCLVVKLSAEVADMSESMRLALNAGYQQIINWLAEQIKAGWADNSVPHFDNVAAESMAKRWYFAWLGASLIAKTSQTNTPLAEVWQMTTTQMGR